Proteins from a genomic interval of Daphnia pulex isolate KAP4 chromosome 4, ASM2113471v1:
- the LOC124192856 gene encoding protein grainyhead-like isoform X1 — protein sequence MEGSADQSDEMAAPPITRASSSHDPTSTATAEASAGYSGYSSVNGTDPDQNADTAAAAAAAAAAGFDSQLAPLHPAHRQSAIAQHQPSVASPKHGDDNREAQENFPAEDSQAPAGAADPADRPQLMPQILRPSVKSGGLKPGSRSRSSSPSRASPSSPSSPSVTRIRMSSAAETLGAVGGGSGSSGAGGAATPAGENEDAAWRNTFYEHPLHAATNAMLHLGGGNALNEDSSVNSVGSVLVSYEHHYYPSKSQHHHQPHQHHSLINSLPVSSSVQPGHKDGKSMNDLWPRSGMGGSHSSSADGLSSGKEIGGQQNHQSHEQATSEPDIYPLAIKKEPEDLTRRNLRHALHHPDSRIVCSSSNDNNKVDSGGGGGGGGGVSGTVISRVLADGELVHEMIPRLESISHVMSGGVNDGSREGGANPSGSVIHIRRPISSQPSHDGDSMMSPAALDLARAGIQSALQQQYSPSAYSSNSGAVGNGHQQSGLASIQVVNNHGYDSSPGPAYGLVSPNEPGVYTAIHPSSTLRQQPSGYAVSSSVGSSDSFYRDYFTSSASNNSNANANSSSNGDQQYARAVAQLAYGEGHESAFGDRFIRSSNNQPGVYKQQQQQQQGTGLTVDLPSPDSGIGVDAVTPRDQSVAQQNFDYTEYPGLIGEPAIEHPSSEQQHHNSAHGGSDEGSRTPTSGGEHSKSSMSPGSAHLNSSRSRSWPDCNRQSEVDKIQIPKVFNQYGFRYYLESPISTSQRREDDRITYINKGQFYGITLEYVPDPERPLKNQTVKTMVMLVFREEKSPEDEAKAWQFWHGRQHSAKQRILDADTKNSSGLIGCIEEVAHNAICIYWNPLESSAKINVAVQCLSTDFSSQKGVKGLPLHLQIDTFDDPRDSIPVFHRGYCQVKVFCDKGAERKTRDEERRAAKRKMVVTGRNKRLEELYHLNAERSEFYHMADLMKPPTLFTPDDHEKLGAPMELPSFYGQDHERKEFLDTHTSLIGAPAIATSGNIATLYSSPASKRRKLTPPPCERVMIYVRQENELAFTPLHLVPPTSLGLLDAIESKYKLSASTINMLYRKNAKGILAKIDDDMLKHYCNEDLFILEITTSSEEGMYDITLKELYDT from the exons GGAAGCACAGGAGAATTTTCCAGCTGAGGATAGCCAAGCCCCAGCAGGAGCCGCCGATCCCGCCGACCGGCCTCAGCTTATGCCGCAGATTCTTCGGCCGTCGGTGAAAAGTGGTGGGCTGAAACCCGGCTCGCGATCTCGGTCGTCTTCTCCGTCGCGAGCCTCGCCTTCGTCGCCTTCGTCGCCGAGCGTCACGCGGATCCGCATGAGCTCTGCTGCCGAGACGTTGGGCGCTgtcggcggcggcagcggaaGCAGCGGAGCGGGCGGTGCCGCAACTCCGGCCGGCGAAAATGAGGATGCCGCCTGGCGCAACACCTTCTACGAGCACCCCCTGCACGCCGCCACCAATGCCATGCTGCACCTGGGAGGAGGCAATGCACTGAACGAAGACTCGTCCGTCAACTCGGTCGGCAGCGTTTTGGTCTCGTACGAGCATCACTACTACCCCAGCAAGagccaacaccaccaccaaccccATCAGCACCACTCGCTCATCAACAGTCTGCCCGTTTCGTCCTCCGTTCAACCTGGTCACAAAGACGGCAAATCCATGAATGACCTTTGGCC TAGGAGCGGAATGGGCGGTTCTCATTCGTCTTCAGCCGACGGATTGTCCAGCGGCAAAGAAATCGGTGGCCAACAGAATCACCAATCGCACGAGCAGGCTACTTCTGAGCCGGACATTTACCCACTCGCAATCAAAAAAGAGCCAGAGGACTTGACGAGGAGGAACCTGCGCCATGCCCTCCATCATCCCGATTCCAGGATCGTCTGCTCCAGcagcaacgacaacaacaaagtcgacagcggcggtggtggtggcggcggtggcggcgtcAGTGGCACCGTCATTTCGCGCGTTCTGGCCGACGGCGAATTGGTCCACGAGATGATCCCGCGGCTCGAGTCCATCTCGCACGTCATGAGCGGCGGCGTCAACGACGGCAGCCGGGAAGGAGGTGCCAATCCCTCGGGTTCCGTCATCCACATCCGGCGCCCCATCTCGTCGCAGCCGAGCCACGACGGCGATTCGATGATGTCGCCGGCCGCCTTGGACCTGGCCCGCGCCGGAATCCAATCGGCGCTGCAGCAGCAATACTCACCGTCGGCgtacagcagcaacagcgggGCCGTCGGCAACGGGCACCAACAGAGCGGGTTGGCCAGCATTCAGGTGGTCAACAACCATGGCTACGATTCATCTCCCGGCCCCGCTTACGGCCTGGTTTCACCCAACGAGCCCGGCGTCTACACggccatccatccatcatcgACGCTGCGCCAACAGCCGAGCGGCTACGCGGTGAGCTCCTCGGTCGGCTCCAGCGACTCCTTCTACCGCGACTATTTCACCAGCAgcgccagcaacaacagcaacgccaacgccaacagcagcagcaacggagACCAGCAATACGCCCGTGCCGTGGCCCAGCTGGCCTACGGCGAAGGCCACGAAAGCGCTTTTGGCGATCGATTCAtccgcagcagcaacaaccagcCGGGCGTCTacaagcaacagcagcagcagcagcagggcacCGGACTGACCGTCGACCTGCCCTCGCCCGATAGCGGAATCGGAGTCGATGCCGTCACGCCGCGCGATCAATCCGTCGCTCAACAG AACTTCGATTACACGGAATACCCGGGACTGATCGGCGAGCCGGCCATCGAGCACCCGTCGTcggagcagcagcatcacAACAGCGCTCACGGCGGCAGCGACGAAGGAAGCCGGACGCCGACATCAGGTGGTGAGCACTCAAAATCAAGCATGTCACCTGGTAGTGCACATCTAAATTCATCGCGTTCACGTTCTTGGCCAGACTGCAACCGGCAAAGTGAGGTCGACAAAATACAGATTCCAAAAGT GTTCAACCAGTATGGATTCCGCTACTACTTGGAGTCTCCCATTTCCACCTCGCAGCGGAGAGAGGACGACCGCATCACCTACATTAACAAAGGCCAATTTTACGGAATAACCCTCGAGTACGTCCCCGATCCGGAGCGACcattaaaaaaccaaaccgTTAAG acGATGGTGATGTTGGTGTTCCGAGAGGAAAAGAGTCCCGAGGATGAAGCCAAGGCCTGGCAGTTTTGGCACGGCCGACAGCACAGCGCCAAGCAACGAATACTCGATGCAG ATACGAAAAATAGCTCGGGCCTCATCGGTTGCATCGAAGAAGTAGCTCACAATGCTATCTGCATCTATTGGAATCCACTGGAAAGTTCAGCAAAG ATCAACGTGGCCGTTCAGTGTCTGAGCACGGACTTCAGCAGCCAGAAAGGAGTAAAG GGTTTACCTCTCCATCTGCAGATTGACACGTTCGACGATCCGCGGGATTCCATTCCAGTCTTCCACCGCGGCTATTGTCAAGTTAAAGTTTTCTGTGATAAG GGAGCGGAAAGGAAAACACGCGACGAGGAGAGACGagcagccaaaagaaaaatggtcgTCACAGGACGAAACAAACGACTGGAAGAACTTTATCACTTAAACGCCGAACGCTCTGAATTTTATCACATGGCAGATTTAATGAAGCCACCAACTCTCTTTACTCCTGACGACCACGAAAAG CTAGGAGCTCCCATGGAACTTCCAAGTTTCTACGGCCAAGATCATGAGAG gaaagaatttttggacacacacaccagcCTAATAGGAGCTCCGGCTATCGCTACTTCTGGTAACATCGCCACTCTCTATTCGTCACCGGCGTCAAAACGACGAAAATTGACACCTCCTCCCTGCGAGCGAGTTATGATATACGTTCGCCAGGAAAATGAACTTGCTTTTACTCCACTTCACTTGGTGCCACCCACGTCACTCGGACTTCTTGATGCT ATTGAGAGTAAATACAAGCTATCTGCATCTACAATCAACATGCTCTACAGGAAAAATGCCAAAgg gattttggccaaaatagACGACGACATGCTCAAACACTACTGCAACGAGGATCTGTTTATCTTAGAAATCACAACTTCGTCGGAAGAGGGAATGTATGACATCACTCTCAAGGAGCTCTACGACACGTGA
- the LOC124192856 gene encoding protein grainyhead-like isoform X5 gives MPQILRPSVKSGGLKPGSRSRSSSPSRASPSSPSSPSVTRIRMSSAAETLGAVGGGSGSSGAGGAATPAGENEDAAWRNTFYEHPLHAATNAMLHLGGGNALNEDSSVNSVGSVLVSYEHHYYPSKSQHHHQPHQHHSLINSLPVSSSVQPGHKDGKSMNDLWPRSGMGGSHSSSADGLSSGKEIGGQQNHQSHEQATSEPDIYPLAIKKEPEDLTRRNLRHALHHPDSRIVCSSSNDNNKVDSGGGGGGGGGVSGTVISRVLADGELVHEMIPRLESISHVMSGGVNDGSREGGANPSGSVIHIRRPISSQPSHDGDSMMSPAALDLARAGIQSALQQQYSPSAYSSNSGAVGNGHQQSGLASIQVVNNHGYDSSPGPAYGLVSPNEPGVYTAIHPSSTLRQQPSGYAVSSSVGSSDSFYRDYFTSSASNNSNANANSSSNGDQQYARAVAQLAYGEGHESAFGDRFIRSSNNQPGVYKQQQQQQQGTGLTVDLPSPDSGIGVDAVTPRDQSVAQQNFDYTEYPGLIGEPAIEHPSSEQQHHNSAHGGSDEGSRTPTSGGEHSKSSMSPGSAHLNSSRSRSWPDCNRQSEVDKIQIPKVFNQYGFRYYLESPISTSQRREDDRITYINKGQFYGITLEYVPDPERPLKNQTVKTMVMLVFREEKSPEDEAKAWQFWHGRQHSAKQRILDADTKNSSGLIGCIEEVAHNAICIYWNPLESSAKINVAVQCLSTDFSSQKGVKGLPLHLQIDTFDDPRDSIPVFHRGYCQVKVFCDKGAERKTRDEERRAAKRKMVVTGRNKRLEELYHLNAERSEFYHMADLMKPPTLFTPDDHEKLGAPMELPSFYGQDHERKEFLDTHTSLIGAPAIATSGNIATLYSSPASKRRKLTPPPCERVMIYVRQENELAFTPLHLVPPTSLGLLDAIESKYKLSASTINMLYRKNAKGILAKIDDDMLKHYCNEDLFILEITTSSEEGMYDITLKELYDT, from the exons ATGCCGCAGATTCTTCGGCCGTCGGTGAAAAGTGGTGGGCTGAAACCCGGCTCGCGATCTCGGTCGTCTTCTCCGTCGCGAGCCTCGCCTTCGTCGCCTTCGTCGCCGAGCGTCACGCGGATCCGCATGAGCTCTGCTGCCGAGACGTTGGGCGCTgtcggcggcggcagcggaaGCAGCGGAGCGGGCGGTGCCGCAACTCCGGCCGGCGAAAATGAGGATGCCGCCTGGCGCAACACCTTCTACGAGCACCCCCTGCACGCCGCCACCAATGCCATGCTGCACCTGGGAGGAGGCAATGCACTGAACGAAGACTCGTCCGTCAACTCGGTCGGCAGCGTTTTGGTCTCGTACGAGCATCACTACTACCCCAGCAAGagccaacaccaccaccaaccccATCAGCACCACTCGCTCATCAACAGTCTGCCCGTTTCGTCCTCCGTTCAACCTGGTCACAAAGACGGCAAATCCATGAATGACCTTTGGCC TAGGAGCGGAATGGGCGGTTCTCATTCGTCTTCAGCCGACGGATTGTCCAGCGGCAAAGAAATCGGTGGCCAACAGAATCACCAATCGCACGAGCAGGCTACTTCTGAGCCGGACATTTACCCACTCGCAATCAAAAAAGAGCCAGAGGACTTGACGAGGAGGAACCTGCGCCATGCCCTCCATCATCCCGATTCCAGGATCGTCTGCTCCAGcagcaacgacaacaacaaagtcgacagcggcggtggtggtggcggcggtggcggcgtcAGTGGCACCGTCATTTCGCGCGTTCTGGCCGACGGCGAATTGGTCCACGAGATGATCCCGCGGCTCGAGTCCATCTCGCACGTCATGAGCGGCGGCGTCAACGACGGCAGCCGGGAAGGAGGTGCCAATCCCTCGGGTTCCGTCATCCACATCCGGCGCCCCATCTCGTCGCAGCCGAGCCACGACGGCGATTCGATGATGTCGCCGGCCGCCTTGGACCTGGCCCGCGCCGGAATCCAATCGGCGCTGCAGCAGCAATACTCACCGTCGGCgtacagcagcaacagcgggGCCGTCGGCAACGGGCACCAACAGAGCGGGTTGGCCAGCATTCAGGTGGTCAACAACCATGGCTACGATTCATCTCCCGGCCCCGCTTACGGCCTGGTTTCACCCAACGAGCCCGGCGTCTACACggccatccatccatcatcgACGCTGCGCCAACAGCCGAGCGGCTACGCGGTGAGCTCCTCGGTCGGCTCCAGCGACTCCTTCTACCGCGACTATTTCACCAGCAgcgccagcaacaacagcaacgccaacgccaacagcagcagcaacggagACCAGCAATACGCCCGTGCCGTGGCCCAGCTGGCCTACGGCGAAGGCCACGAAAGCGCTTTTGGCGATCGATTCAtccgcagcagcaacaaccagcCGGGCGTCTacaagcaacagcagcagcagcagcagggcacCGGACTGACCGTCGACCTGCCCTCGCCCGATAGCGGAATCGGAGTCGATGCCGTCACGCCGCGCGATCAATCCGTCGCTCAACAG AACTTCGATTACACGGAATACCCGGGACTGATCGGCGAGCCGGCCATCGAGCACCCGTCGTcggagcagcagcatcacAACAGCGCTCACGGCGGCAGCGACGAAGGAAGCCGGACGCCGACATCAGGTGGTGAGCACTCAAAATCAAGCATGTCACCTGGTAGTGCACATCTAAATTCATCGCGTTCACGTTCTTGGCCAGACTGCAACCGGCAAAGTGAGGTCGACAAAATACAGATTCCAAAAGT GTTCAACCAGTATGGATTCCGCTACTACTTGGAGTCTCCCATTTCCACCTCGCAGCGGAGAGAGGACGACCGCATCACCTACATTAACAAAGGCCAATTTTACGGAATAACCCTCGAGTACGTCCCCGATCCGGAGCGACcattaaaaaaccaaaccgTTAAG acGATGGTGATGTTGGTGTTCCGAGAGGAAAAGAGTCCCGAGGATGAAGCCAAGGCCTGGCAGTTTTGGCACGGCCGACAGCACAGCGCCAAGCAACGAATACTCGATGCAG ATACGAAAAATAGCTCGGGCCTCATCGGTTGCATCGAAGAAGTAGCTCACAATGCTATCTGCATCTATTGGAATCCACTGGAAAGTTCAGCAAAG ATCAACGTGGCCGTTCAGTGTCTGAGCACGGACTTCAGCAGCCAGAAAGGAGTAAAG GGTTTACCTCTCCATCTGCAGATTGACACGTTCGACGATCCGCGGGATTCCATTCCAGTCTTCCACCGCGGCTATTGTCAAGTTAAAGTTTTCTGTGATAAG GGAGCGGAAAGGAAAACACGCGACGAGGAGAGACGagcagccaaaagaaaaatggtcgTCACAGGACGAAACAAACGACTGGAAGAACTTTATCACTTAAACGCCGAACGCTCTGAATTTTATCACATGGCAGATTTAATGAAGCCACCAACTCTCTTTACTCCTGACGACCACGAAAAG CTAGGAGCTCCCATGGAACTTCCAAGTTTCTACGGCCAAGATCATGAGAG gaaagaatttttggacacacacaccagcCTAATAGGAGCTCCGGCTATCGCTACTTCTGGTAACATCGCCACTCTCTATTCGTCACCGGCGTCAAAACGACGAAAATTGACACCTCCTCCCTGCGAGCGAGTTATGATATACGTTCGCCAGGAAAATGAACTTGCTTTTACTCCACTTCACTTGGTGCCACCCACGTCACTCGGACTTCTTGATGCT ATTGAGAGTAAATACAAGCTATCTGCATCTACAATCAACATGCTCTACAGGAAAAATGCCAAAgg gattttggccaaaatagACGACGACATGCTCAAACACTACTGCAACGAGGATCTGTTTATCTTAGAAATCACAACTTCGTCGGAAGAGGGAATGTATGACATCACTCTCAAGGAGCTCTACGACACGTGA